The region CCGTGTCGATGATGTGCAGCGGAATCCCTTCGACCTGGATCGTCTGCGCGACCTTGTCGCGCGTCGTCCCCGCGATCGGCGTGACGATCGCCAGCTCCGCGCCGGCGAGCGCATTCAGCAGCGACGACTTGCCTACGTTCGGCTGCCCCGCCAGCACCACCGACAGCCCTTCGCGCAGCAGCGCACCTTGCCGCGCATCGCCAAGCACATGCGCGAGTTGCTCGCGAATCGTCGCGAGCTTGCCGCGCGCATCGGCCGCTTCCAGGAAGTCGATCTCTTCTTCGGGGAAATCGAGCGTCGCCTCGACCAGCATCCGCAACGTGATCACGTCCTCGACGAGCGCATGGATCTGCCGCGAGAACGCGCCGTCCAGCGAGCGGCCTGCCGAGCGCGCCGCCGCCTCGGTGCTCGCCTCGATCAGGTCGGCCACCGCCTCGGCCTGCGCGAGGTCGAGCTTGTCGTTAAGAAACGCACGCCGCGTGAACTCGCCCGGCTCCGCAAGCCGCAACCCGAAGCCGCGCCCCGCATCCAGGCAGCGCTGCAGCAGCAACTGCATCACGATCGGCCCGCCATGCCCCTGCAGTTCCAGCACGTGCTCGCCGGTATACGAATGCGGCGCAGGGAAATACAGCGCGATCCCGCGGTCGAGCGGGGCGCCGTGCTCATCAAGAAACGGCACGTAGCTCGCATGACGCGGCGCGAGCCGCTGCCCGCACAACGCGTCGATCAGCGGCTGTGCGGCCGCCTCGCCGCCGCGCCCGAACGACACGCGCACGACGCCGATGCCACCCCGGCCGGCAGCGGTGGCAATGGCGACGATCGGATCGGAATCGGTAGCGAGCATGGGAATCGGATGGGTCGGGTGGTCAGTCGATGAATGGTGCGCCCGCACAACACCGCGGGCATCGGAACGCCGGCATTGTAGCGCGCCGGCCTGCACGCGACGGGTCACCCCGTCAGTTTCGAACTCGCCCGAATTTATCCCGGCGGAGCTAAGTCGAGTATCACGCGAGGGCGAGCCGATCGCGTCTATTTCGGACGTGTACGCCCGTCGGAACGGGCCGACGCAGGGGCCGCGATTTCATCTCATGCCTGCAGCCCGCTTGGGATTCGTCCGAATGAGATATCTTTCGCCTATACGGTTGTCTGATACGCCGCGGTGGAATTGCACAATCACCCCCATGCCGACACCCGAAGAAAAAGCGGCGTTCTCCGAACGCCTGAAATTCGCCTTGCGGCGCAGCCCGGAGAAGGTCACCGGCGCGACGGAACTCGCGAACCGGTTCAATCTGCGTCACCGCGGCGAGCACCCGGTTTCGCCGCAAACCGCGCACAAATGGCTGACGGGCCGCACGATTCCGACGCCGGACAAACTCGAAACGCTCGCGAGCTGGTTGCGCGTCGAACTGCACTGGTTGCACTACGGGCCGTCGCCGAGCGTGATCGAGCATCCTACGCCGCAACCGCTTCCGCGCGACGAGCGCTATCCGCCCACCCCCGAGACTATCGAACTCGCGTCGAAGATCGAGGCGCTGCCGCCGCATCAACGCTACCTCGTGCAGGAGCTGATCGAACAGTTCTACCACGTCGAACCGAAAATTGAAGCGAA is a window of Burkholderia latens DNA encoding:
- the mnmE gene encoding tRNA uridine-5-carboxymethylaminomethyl(34) synthesis GTPase MnmE — translated: MLATDSDPIVAIATAAGRGGIGVVRVSFGRGGEAAAQPLIDALCGQRLAPRHASYVPFLDEHGAPLDRGIALYFPAPHSYTGEHVLELQGHGGPIVMQLLLQRCLDAGRGFGLRLAEPGEFTRRAFLNDKLDLAQAEAVADLIEASTEAAARSAGRSLDGAFSRQIHALVEDVITLRMLVEATLDFPEEEIDFLEAADARGKLATIREQLAHVLGDARQGALLREGLSVVLAGQPNVGKSSLLNALAGAELAIVTPIAGTTRDKVAQTIQVEGIPLHIIDTAGLRETEDEVERIGIARTWSEIERADVVLHLLDSRTGMTADDEAIAARFPGGVPVVRVLNKTDLTGVPACVEHPAAEGDLTEVHLSAKRGDGIDMLRAELLRIAGWQAGAEGVYLARERHLIALRAAQDHLAQAADHAEQRAQSLDLFAEELRLAQEQFNAITGEFTSDDLLGVIFSRFCIGK
- a CDS encoding transcriptional regulator, with product MPTPEEKAAFSERLKFALRRSPEKVTGATELANRFNLRHRGEHPVSPQTAHKWLTGRTIPTPDKLETLASWLRVELHWLHYGPSPSVIEHPTPQPLPRDERYPPTPETIELASKIEALPPHQRYLVQELIEQFYHVEPKIEAKKA